One part of the Streptomyces sp. NBC_00286 genome encodes these proteins:
- a CDS encoding TetR/AcrR family transcriptional regulator — protein sequence MARMAAKDRREELIAAAIRVMVRDGVTKATTRAIVGEADMPLGVFHYCFNSREELLQEVITRLTDSSVAKARDVFAAEDDDLGARVTKTLFTFWEGVELSPGEHQVGYELTHYALRQAGFEELARRQYDHYLEVHQEFLVAAAESAGIRWTVPLPVLARYLNSVLDGVTLCWLADRNSEHSREVLRLAGEHLMTLAER from the coding sequence ATGGCTCGTATGGCAGCGAAGGACCGGCGGGAAGAGCTGATCGCCGCGGCGATCCGGGTCATGGTCCGCGACGGCGTCACCAAGGCCACGACACGCGCCATCGTGGGCGAAGCGGACATGCCGCTCGGTGTCTTCCACTACTGCTTCAACTCGCGCGAGGAGCTTCTGCAGGAGGTCATCACGCGCCTCACGGACAGCAGTGTCGCCAAGGCCAGGGACGTGTTCGCGGCGGAGGACGACGACCTCGGCGCTCGCGTCACCAAGACGCTGTTCACCTTCTGGGAGGGTGTGGAGCTCAGCCCGGGAGAGCACCAGGTGGGGTACGAACTCACCCACTACGCCCTGCGCCAGGCCGGGTTCGAGGAACTGGCCCGCCGGCAGTACGACCACTACCTGGAGGTCCACCAGGAGTTTCTGGTGGCGGCCGCCGAGAGCGCGGGGATCCGGTGGACCGTGCCCCTTCCCGTCCTGGCCCGCTATCTCAACTCGGTGCTGGACGGCGTGACGCTGTGCTGGCTGGCCGACCGCAACAGCGAGCACAGCCGCGAGGTGCTGCGCCTGGCGGGCGAGCACCTCATGACCCTCGCGGAGCGTTGA
- a CDS encoding glutamate--cysteine ligase → MGRDVPALVFTREDRRRYREKMHTCLDVLTQMLRESAFESERPQVGLEIELNLVDADGRPVMRNTEVLQAIADPAWASELGRFNLEINIPPRQLTAGGPGDWEQEIRDALNHAEERASAVGAHLIMIGILPTLGESDVGESALSGDPRYRLLNEQIFAARGEDLRIRVDGVERLSMYADAITPEAACTSTQFHLQVDPKQFADYWNAAQAIAGVQIALAANSPFLFGRELWRETRIPLFEQATDTRPEEIKAQGVRPRVWFGERWITSVFDLFEENVRYYPALLPLCDDEDPQQALDGGGIPQLGELTLHNGTIYRWNRPVYAVTKGRPHLRIENRVLPAGPTVADIIANGAFYYGLTRALVDEDRPVWTRMSFSVAEENLHTAARDGIDARLYWPGVGEVPVTELVLRRLLPLAHRGLELTGMDAEWREPLLGIIEQRCVTARNGALWQAEMVHHLEKAGTSDRGEALRQMTTTYIDYMHMNAPAHTWPVD, encoded by the coding sequence ATGGGACGTGATGTGCCGGCCCTGGTGTTCACGCGGGAGGACCGCCGTCGGTACCGGGAGAAGATGCACACCTGCCTCGATGTGCTGACGCAGATGTTGCGGGAGTCGGCTTTCGAGAGCGAGCGCCCCCAGGTCGGGCTGGAGATCGAGCTCAACCTGGTGGACGCCGACGGTCGGCCGGTGATGCGGAACACCGAGGTCCTCCAGGCGATCGCCGACCCCGCCTGGGCGAGCGAACTGGGCCGCTTCAACCTGGAGATCAACATCCCGCCCCGGCAGCTGACGGCCGGCGGCCCCGGCGACTGGGAACAGGAGATCCGCGACGCACTCAACCACGCCGAGGAACGCGCCTCCGCCGTGGGCGCGCACTTGATCATGATCGGCATTCTCCCGACCCTGGGGGAGAGCGACGTCGGCGAGAGCGCCCTGTCCGGCGATCCGCGCTACCGCCTGCTCAACGAGCAGATCTTCGCGGCACGCGGCGAGGACCTGCGGATCAGAGTGGACGGCGTGGAGCGCCTGTCGATGTACGCCGACGCCATCACCCCCGAGGCGGCCTGCACCAGCACCCAGTTCCACCTGCAGGTCGACCCGAAGCAGTTCGCGGACTACTGGAACGCGGCCCAGGCCATCGCTGGCGTACAGATCGCCCTGGCGGCGAACTCGCCTTTCCTGTTCGGCAGGGAGCTGTGGCGCGAGACCCGTATCCCCCTGTTCGAGCAGGCCACCGACACCCGCCCCGAGGAGATCAAGGCCCAGGGGGTACGACCCCGCGTGTGGTTCGGTGAGCGCTGGATCACCAGCGTCTTCGACCTCTTCGAGGAGAACGTGCGCTACTACCCGGCGCTGCTGCCCCTGTGCGACGACGAGGACCCACAGCAGGCGCTCGACGGCGGAGGCATCCCGCAACTGGGCGAACTGACGCTGCACAACGGCACCATCTACCGCTGGAACCGCCCCGTCTACGCCGTCACCAAAGGCCGGCCCCATCTGCGCATCGAGAACCGCGTCCTGCCAGCCGGCCCCACCGTGGCCGACATCATCGCCAACGGCGCCTTCTACTACGGCCTGACCCGCGCCCTGGTCGACGAGGACCGGCCGGTGTGGACGCGGATGTCCTTCTCGGTCGCCGAGGAGAACCTGCACACCGCGGCCCGCGACGGCATCGACGCCCGCCTCTACTGGCCCGGCGTCGGCGAAGTGCCCGTTACGGAACTGGTGTTGCGGCGCCTGCTACCCCTGGCCCACCGCGGCCTCGAGCTGACCGGCATGGACGCGGAGTGGCGCGAACCCCTGCTGGGGATCATCGAGCAGCGCTGCGTGACGGCTCGAAACGGCGCCTTGTGGCAGGCGGAGATGGTCCACCACCTGGAGAAGGCCGGCACCTCCGACCGGGGGGAGGCGCTGCGGCAGATGACCACGACGTACATCGACTACATGCACATGAACGCGCCCGCCCACACATGGCCCGTGGACTGA
- a CDS encoding Gfo/Idh/MocA family protein, giving the protein MGDAHRIGVVGLGVISRAYLDTLIGHPAVQVTAVADLDASRSAAVAAELPGVQALSVEELLSSPDVDTVLNLTVPAAHAEIALGAIGYGKNVYGEKPLAATLPEARAVMEAAARAGVGVGCAPDTVLGTGIQTARAAVAAGSIGRPLFASAVMVTPGHERWHPHPDFYYTAGGGPLLDMGPYYLASLVHLLGPVRAVTGAAGRLRGERVIGSGPRAGERIPVEVDSHVSGVLEHVSGVLTTITTSFDGVATTAAPIEVHGETGTLAVPDPNGFDGAVRRFELGDTQWRTLPASAGYVGGARGVGLLDFVSADAQRAPRANGELALHVLETMSALLRSSAEGRRIELTSAAEPPVPVPLTAAEEWSGLAAW; this is encoded by the coding sequence GTGGGCGACGCGCACCGCATAGGCGTCGTAGGTCTCGGAGTCATCTCCCGCGCGTACCTGGACACGCTCATCGGCCATCCCGCCGTGCAGGTCACCGCGGTCGCCGACCTCGACGCCTCCCGGTCGGCCGCGGTCGCCGCCGAACTGCCCGGCGTCCAGGCGCTGTCCGTCGAGGAGTTGCTGAGCAGCCCGGACGTGGACACGGTGCTGAACCTCACCGTGCCCGCAGCTCATGCCGAGATCGCCCTCGGTGCGATCGGCTACGGCAAGAACGTATACGGAGAGAAGCCGCTGGCCGCGACCCTGCCCGAGGCCCGTGCCGTCATGGAGGCCGCCGCGCGGGCGGGTGTCGGTGTGGGGTGCGCGCCGGACACCGTCCTGGGCACCGGAATTCAGACGGCGCGGGCGGCGGTGGCAGCGGGGAGCATCGGGCGCCCGTTGTTCGCTTCGGCCGTCATGGTCACCCCGGGGCACGAACGCTGGCACCCGCACCCCGACTTCTACTACACCGCCGGGGGCGGCCCTCTGCTGGACATGGGTCCGTACTACCTGGCGTCGCTCGTTCACCTGCTGGGGCCGGTGCGTGCCGTGACCGGGGCGGCCGGGCGGCTGCGCGGCGAGCGCGTCATCGGTTCCGGGCCGCGTGCGGGCGAGCGGATACCGGTCGAGGTGGACAGTCATGTCTCCGGTGTGCTCGAGCACGTGAGCGGGGTCCTGACGACGATCACGACGAGCTTCGACGGTGTGGCCACCACGGCCGCGCCGATCGAGGTCCACGGCGAGACGGGGACCCTCGCGGTTCCGGATCCGAACGGTTTCGACGGCGCGGTGCGGCGCTTCGAACTCGGCGATACGCAGTGGCGCACGCTTCCGGCGTCGGCGGGGTACGTCGGTGGCGCGCGGGGCGTCGGACTGCTCGACTTCGTCTCCGCCGACGCGCAGCGGGCGCCTCGCGCGAACGGCGAACTCGCCCTGCATGTACTGGAGACGATGAGTGCCCTTCTCCGCTCGTCGGCCGAGGGGCGGCGGATCGAGCTGACGTCGGCGGCGGAGCCGCCCGTTCCCGTTCCGCTGACGGCTGCCGAGGAGTGGAGTGGGCTCGCCGCCTGGTGA
- a CDS encoding class I SAM-dependent methyltransferase produces MDATRKTDDEQAARWSGPAGNAWVDAQAVMDELLRPFEELLVEAMSVGPGAHVLDVGCGTGSTTVTVARRLGPAGRCVGVDISDPMLSAARVRAEEAGTPASFIHADAEDHAFGSGVFDAVISRFGVMFFNDSVRAFSNLRRAAKDEAELRFITWRGPAENPFMTTAERAAAPFLPDLPARKPDEPGQFAFADPDRIHRILTESGWAGIDIRPVDVACTLPEKELVGYFTRFGPVGLALREGDERTRAQVVETVRAAFETYVRGSDVCFTAACWMVGARASSASTAPE; encoded by the coding sequence ATGGACGCCACGCGCAAGACCGATGACGAACAGGCAGCCCGTTGGAGCGGGCCCGCCGGCAACGCCTGGGTCGATGCACAGGCAGTGATGGACGAGCTGCTCAGGCCGTTTGAAGAGCTCCTCGTCGAAGCGATGTCCGTCGGACCCGGAGCTCACGTTCTCGACGTGGGCTGCGGCACCGGCAGCACCACAGTGACCGTCGCACGACGGCTCGGTCCGGCGGGTCGCTGCGTCGGCGTCGACATTTCCGATCCGATGCTCAGCGCCGCCCGGGTGCGTGCCGAGGAAGCCGGTACACCGGCGTCGTTCATCCACGCCGACGCAGAGGACCACGCATTCGGCAGCGGCGTTTTCGACGCCGTCATTTCGCGCTTCGGCGTCATGTTCTTCAACGACTCCGTCCGGGCCTTCTCGAATCTACGGCGCGCCGCGAAGGACGAAGCCGAGCTCCGGTTCATCACCTGGCGCGGCCCCGCCGAGAATCCGTTCATGACGACGGCCGAACGCGCCGCGGCACCGTTCCTGCCGGATCTGCCCGCCCGGAAGCCGGACGAGCCGGGGCAGTTCGCCTTCGCGGACCCGGACCGGATTCACCGCATCCTGACGGAGAGCGGCTGGGCCGGTATCGACATCCGGCCGGTCGACGTGGCCTGCACCCTGCCCGAGAAAGAGCTGGTCGGCTACTTCACCCGGTTCGGTCCCGTCGGCCTGGCCCTGCGGGAGGGGGACGAGCGGACCCGCGCGCAGGTCGTCGAAACGGTCCGTGCCGCGTTCGAGACCTATGTGCGGGGCTCGGATGTCTGCTTCACCGCGGCCTGTTGGATGGTGGGCGCCCGGGCTTCTTCCGCGTCGACCGCTCCGGAGTAG
- a CDS encoding pectate lyase family protein, which yields MMPAGSGSATAQTSTPVAETPPTGFAAVNTLGQNGTTGGAGGPTVTATSTKQFLEYIDTTGPLVIQVQGTIDITSKQGVRPNKTIVGVGSSAVINGGGLDFYRSHNVIVRNIKFTNAEDDAVNVGQESHHIWIDHNEFVGAVDGAIDIVRGSEYVTVSWNRFNKTDKSMLLGHSDSNGGQDTGKLKVSIHHNFFDGSRQRHPRVRFGEPVHVYNNYYKGNAIYGVASTMNAGVLVEGNHFEGVEYPCYSASGYDESGPGRLVQRNNTFTGSGTCETNGTVIEPRTYYSYALDPAADVPSLVRAGAGVGKTGG from the coding sequence ATGATGCCCGCAGGCAGCGGCAGTGCCACCGCGCAGACGTCGACGCCAGTGGCTGAGACCCCGCCCACCGGCTTCGCCGCGGTCAACACACTCGGCCAGAACGGCACCACCGGCGGCGCCGGCGGCCCGACCGTCACCGCCACCAGCACAAAGCAGTTCCTGGAGTACATCGACACGACCGGTCCGCTGGTCATCCAGGTTCAGGGCACCATCGACATCACCAGCAAGCAGGGCGTGCGCCCGAACAAGACCATCGTCGGAGTCGGTTCGTCAGCCGTCATCAACGGCGGTGGCCTGGACTTCTACCGCTCGCACAACGTCATCGTGCGGAACATCAAGTTCACCAACGCCGAGGACGACGCCGTCAACGTCGGCCAGGAGTCCCACCACATCTGGATCGACCACAACGAGTTCGTCGGGGCCGTCGACGGGGCGATCGACATCGTTCGCGGCTCCGAGTACGTCACCGTGTCGTGGAACCGGTTCAACAAAACCGACAAGAGCATGCTGCTCGGCCACTCCGACAGCAACGGCGGCCAGGACACAGGCAAGTTGAAGGTCTCCATCCACCACAATTTCTTCGACGGCTCACGTCAGCGGCATCCGCGCGTGCGGTTCGGCGAACCCGTGCACGTCTACAACAACTACTACAAGGGCAACGCCATCTACGGCGTCGCGTCGACCATGAACGCGGGCGTGCTGGTCGAGGGCAACCACTTCGAAGGCGTCGAGTACCCCTGCTACTCCGCGAGCGGATACGACGAGTCGGGCCCGGGCCGACTGGTCCAGCGCAACAACACCTTCACCGGCTCCGGTACGTGCGAGACCAACGGCACCGTGATCGAACCGCGCACCTACTACTCGTACGCGCTGGACCCCGCTGCCGACGTTCCCTCGCTGGTACGGGCCGGGGCGGGCGTCGGAAAGACCGGTGGCTGA
- a CDS encoding helix-turn-helix domain-containing protein, translated as MAEELDIAEVAQRAGVPASTLRFYEEKGLIASSGRRGLRRQYDPGVLERLALIALGRTAGFSLEEIARMFAPDGQPRIDRQMLAAKAEELDRKIRELGVLRDSLRHAADCPAPSHMECPTFRRLLKAAASRPVAMPGRRAPGAP; from the coding sequence ATGGCGGAGGAACTGGACATCGCGGAGGTGGCGCAGCGCGCCGGGGTGCCCGCCTCGACGCTGCGGTTCTACGAGGAGAAGGGGCTGATCGCCTCGTCGGGCAGGCGGGGCCTGCGCCGTCAGTACGATCCCGGTGTACTGGAGCGCCTGGCGCTGATCGCGTTGGGGCGCACGGCCGGGTTCTCGCTCGAAGAGATCGCGCGCATGTTCGCGCCGGACGGACAGCCGCGTATCGACCGGCAGATGCTCGCGGCCAAGGCGGAGGAGCTGGACAGGAAGATCCGCGAACTGGGCGTCCTGCGCGACTCCCTGCGGCACGCCGCTGACTGCCCCGCTCCGAGCCACATGGAATGCCCCACATTCCGCCGCCTCCTCAAGGCCGCCGCGTCCCGCCCCGTTGCGATGCCCGGGAGGCGAGCCCCGGGGGCACCGTGA
- a CDS encoding amino acid deaminase/aldolase, with product MQQTASAASALVPLNEVRMAQLDRATKHLDPPFAVVDLDAFDANAADLAHRTGSRATIRLASKSVRSRHLIARALEREGYRGILAFTLPEALWLAREHEDVVIGYPTTDRTALRQLAKDERAASRITLMVDSVSQLDFMDDVLGSVRPDLRLCIDLDASLELAGGRIHLGPYRSPVHTPGQAAELARAIVGRPGFHLAGVMSYEGQIAGLGDNQPGSPLKRAALRAMQRFSARELAERRAATIAAVEAIQPLEFVNGGGTGSIEQTAAEQVITEVGAGSGLYGPGLFDFYRHFRPRPAAFFVMPVVRRPSHRIATVLGGGWVASGPHGKDRLPTLSWPRGLRMNPLEGAGEVQTPVLGKAAYGLRLGDHVWFRHAKAGELCERVNTLQLVAGGQVVDQVPTYRGEGHAFL from the coding sequence ATGCAACAGACGGCATCGGCCGCCTCCGCCCTGGTCCCTCTGAACGAGGTCCGGATGGCCCAACTCGACCGCGCCACCAAGCACTTGGATCCGCCGTTCGCCGTGGTGGACCTGGACGCCTTCGACGCCAACGCCGCCGATCTGGCACACCGGACCGGCTCACGCGCCACCATCCGGCTGGCCAGCAAGTCGGTCCGCAGCCGCCATCTGATAGCGCGTGCGCTCGAGCGGGAGGGCTACCGCGGCATTCTGGCGTTCACCCTGCCCGAAGCCCTGTGGCTGGCTCGGGAGCACGAAGACGTGGTCATCGGCTATCCGACCACGGACCGCACCGCATTGCGGCAACTGGCGAAGGACGAGCGCGCGGCCTCACGCATCACACTCATGGTCGACTCCGTCAGCCAACTCGACTTCATGGACGACGTGTTGGGCTCGGTCCGACCGGACCTCCGCCTCTGCATCGACCTGGACGCCTCGCTGGAACTGGCCGGCGGACGCATCCACCTGGGCCCATACCGCTCCCCCGTGCACACCCCGGGACAGGCCGCGGAACTCGCCCGCGCGATCGTGGGCCGTCCCGGATTCCACCTCGCCGGGGTCATGTCCTACGAGGGCCAGATCGCCGGTCTCGGCGACAACCAGCCGGGGTCGCCCCTGAAGCGTGCCGCGCTCCGCGCCATGCAGCGCTTCTCGGCCCGGGAGCTGGCCGAACGGCGGGCAGCCACCATCGCCGCCGTCGAGGCCATACAGCCGCTGGAGTTCGTCAACGGCGGCGGCACCGGCTCCATCGAACAGACCGCGGCAGAGCAGGTGATCACCGAGGTCGGTGCGGGATCAGGTCTCTACGGGCCCGGACTGTTCGACTTCTACCGGCACTTCCGCCCGCGGCCCGCCGCCTTCTTCGTCATGCCGGTCGTACGCCGCCCTTCCCACCGGATCGCCACCGTCCTCGGCGGCGGCTGGGTCGCCTCCGGCCCGCACGGCAAGGACCGGCTGCCCACCCTGAGCTGGCCCCGGGGCCTGCGGATGAACCCCCTGGAGGGCGCGGGCGAGGTCCAGACACCGGTACTCGGCAAGGCCGCGTACGGACTGCGGCTCGGTGACCATGTGTGGTTCCGGCACGCCAAGGCGGGCGAGCTGTGCGAGCGCGTGAACACGCTCCAGCTGGTGGCGGGCGGGCAGGTCGTCGACCAGGTCCCGACGTACCGCGGTGAGGGACACGCCTTCCTCTGA
- a CDS encoding D-arabinono-1,4-lactone oxidase — protein METTRYRTPRDKAPERRSVWRNWDGNVTVRPARVTAPASVQELQVVVREAAEDGLTVKPVGSGHSFTPAAATDGVLIRPDNLTGIRAIDHAAGTVTVAAGTRLEVLNLALAREGLSLTNMGDIMEQTVSGAISTGTHGTGRESASIAAQVRGLELVTADGSLITCSETENPDVFAAARIGLGALGVVTAVTFAVEPLFLLTAREEPMTFDQATATFDELHAENEHFEFYWFPHTGNCNTKRNNRSAGPPAPVGRLSGWFEDEFLSNGVYQVANSLGRAVPATIPAIAKISSRALSARTYTEIPYKVFTSPRRVRFTEMEYAVPREALVEALRELKAMVDRSDLRISFPVEVRTAPADDITLSTASGRESAYIAVHVYRGTPYDQYFSAAERIFTAHDGRPHWGKLHTRDAGYFAEAYPRFAEFTALRDRLDPDRRFGNAYLRRVLGD, from the coding sequence GTGGAGACAACCCGCTACCGTACGCCCCGGGACAAGGCCCCCGAGCGCAGGAGCGTCTGGCGGAACTGGGACGGGAACGTCACCGTCCGCCCGGCACGCGTCACCGCTCCCGCGTCGGTCCAGGAGCTCCAGGTCGTCGTACGCGAGGCAGCCGAGGACGGCCTGACGGTGAAGCCCGTCGGCAGCGGCCACTCCTTCACCCCCGCCGCCGCGACCGACGGCGTGCTGATACGACCCGACAACCTCACCGGCATCCGCGCCATCGACCACGCGGCCGGCACCGTGACCGTGGCTGCGGGTACCCGGCTCGAGGTGCTGAACCTGGCCCTGGCCCGGGAGGGCCTGTCGCTCACGAACATGGGTGACATCATGGAGCAGACCGTCTCGGGCGCGATCAGTACCGGCACCCATGGCACGGGCCGCGAGTCGGCCTCGATCGCGGCACAGGTCCGCGGCCTTGAACTGGTCACCGCCGACGGCTCCTTGATCACCTGCTCGGAGACGGAGAACCCGGACGTCTTCGCGGCCGCCCGCATCGGACTGGGCGCCTTGGGAGTCGTCACCGCGGTCACCTTCGCCGTCGAACCGCTCTTCCTGCTCACGGCGCGCGAAGAACCGATGACCTTCGACCAGGCCACCGCCACCTTCGACGAACTCCACGCGGAGAACGAGCACTTCGAGTTCTACTGGTTCCCGCACACCGGCAACTGCAACACCAAGCGCAACAACCGCAGCGCGGGCCCGCCCGCCCCGGTGGGTCGGCTCAGCGGCTGGTTCGAGGACGAGTTCCTCTCCAACGGCGTCTACCAGGTGGCCAATTCGCTGGGCCGTGCCGTGCCCGCGACGATCCCGGCGATCGCGAAGATTTCCAGCCGGGCCCTTTCGGCTCGTACGTACACGGAAATCCCGTACAAGGTCTTCACCTCGCCGCGCCGGGTGCGCTTCACGGAGATGGAGTACGCCGTCCCGCGCGAGGCCCTGGTGGAGGCCCTGCGCGAACTGAAGGCCATGGTCGACCGCTCGGACCTGCGGATCAGTTTCCCCGTGGAGGTCCGCACGGCACCCGCGGACGACATCACGCTCTCCACGGCGTCCGGCCGCGAGAGCGCCTACATCGCCGTCCACGTGTACCGGGGCACGCCGTACGACCAGTACTTCTCGGCCGCGGAACGCATCTTCACCGCCCACGACGGCCGCCCGCACTGGGGCAAGCTGCATACGCGGGACGCCGGCTACTTCGCCGAGGCGTACCCGCGCTTCGCGGAGTTCACGGCCCTGCGCGACCGCCTCGATCCCGACCGGCGGTTCGGCAATGCCTACCTGCGCCGGGTGCTGGGCGACTGA
- a CDS encoding antibiotic biosynthesis monooxygenase family protein, with protein sequence MSIVKINVLTVPAEQRETLEKRFASRAGLVESADGFEWFELLRPVDGTDNYLVYTRWRDEESFQAWMEGSMKEAHQGGSDRPKPAASGSTVWTMEVLQQAEPKAG encoded by the coding sequence ATGAGCATCGTCAAGATCAACGTCCTCACCGTGCCGGCCGAGCAGCGCGAGACTCTGGAGAAGCGGTTCGCCTCGCGGGCCGGGCTCGTCGAGAGTGCCGACGGGTTCGAGTGGTTCGAGCTTCTCCGCCCGGTCGACGGCACGGACAACTACCTCGTCTACACCCGGTGGCGTGACGAGGAGTCGTTCCAGGCCTGGATGGAGGGTTCGATGAAGGAAGCGCACCAGGGCGGGAGCGACCGTCCCAAGCCGGCTGCCTCCGGGTCGACCGTGTGGACCATGGAGGTCCTGCAGCAGGCTGAACCGAAGGCCGGCTGA
- a CDS encoding SIS domain-containing protein: protein MSHVENELNSQPECWVRAAERAAEHAAVLPAAGERVAIVGCGTSWFMGQAAAALREQAGQGETDAFAASEFPYGRTYDRVLALTRSGTTTEVLDLLGRLKGRTRTAAITADPRTPVMEAADDVIVLDFADERSVVQTRFATTALTLLRTHFGLHTESVVADARTALSVPLPEGLVDCAQFTFLGRGWSVGLANEAGLKMREAALAWTEAYPAMEYRHGPISITSAGTATWMLGEAPDGLAEQVRATGGLWVEGGLDPLAELVRAQRLAVAVAAACGLDPDQPRHLTRSVILTTP, encoded by the coding sequence ATGAGCCATGTCGAGAACGAGCTGAACAGCCAGCCCGAGTGCTGGGTCCGGGCCGCCGAGCGGGCCGCGGAGCACGCGGCCGTGCTGCCCGCCGCGGGGGAGCGGGTCGCGATCGTGGGGTGCGGTACCTCGTGGTTCATGGGGCAGGCGGCCGCGGCGCTGCGCGAGCAGGCGGGCCAGGGCGAGACGGACGCCTTCGCCGCCTCCGAGTTCCCGTACGGGCGGACGTACGACCGCGTCCTCGCCCTCACCCGCTCCGGCACCACCACCGAGGTGCTCGACCTGCTCGGCCGGCTGAAGGGGCGTACGCGCACGGCCGCCATCACCGCGGATCCGCGAACTCCCGTGATGGAGGCGGCGGATGACGTGATCGTCCTCGACTTCGCCGACGAACGGTCCGTGGTGCAGACCCGGTTCGCCACCACCGCGCTCACGCTGCTGCGGACCCACTTCGGCCTGCACACCGAGTCCGTCGTCGCCGATGCCCGCACCGCGCTGTCGGTGCCGCTGCCCGAAGGGCTCGTCGACTGCGCGCAGTTCACGTTCCTGGGCCGCGGCTGGAGCGTGGGGCTCGCGAACGAGGCCGGGCTCAAGATGCGCGAGGCCGCCCTGGCCTGGACCGAGGCCTACCCGGCGATGGAGTACCGGCACGGCCCGATCAGCATCACCTCCGCCGGAACCGCGACCTGGATGCTCGGCGAGGCGCCGGACGGTCTGGCCGAACAGGTGCGGGCCACGGGCGGGTTGTGGGTCGAGGGTGGCCTCGACCCGCTCGCCGAACTCGTCCGAGCCCAGCGACTCGCCGTGGCCGTCGCCGCGGCCTGCGGCCTCGACCCCGACCAGCCGCGCCACCTCACCCGCTCGGTCATCCTCACTACGCCGTGA
- a CDS encoding ThuA domain-containing protein: protein MTRKKALVVRGGWEGHQPVKATELFLPFLESNGYTVRVEESTDVYADTAEMAGTDLVVQCITMSEIAPEQLAGLSAAVVAGTGFTGWHGGIADSFRASSDYLHLVGGQFATHPGKEPCERRGDETDYYQPHAINITELGRDHHITAGIEDFELDTEQYWVLHDDLIEVLATTTHPAQPWQPWHRPVTTPAIWTRRWGAGRVVVTTPGHSLDVLENPNVRTIIERGMLWATRTA, encoded by the coding sequence ATGACGCGGAAGAAAGCCCTGGTCGTCAGAGGCGGATGGGAGGGGCACCAGCCGGTCAAGGCCACGGAGCTGTTTCTGCCTTTCCTCGAGAGCAATGGATACACCGTCCGGGTCGAGGAGTCGACCGACGTCTACGCCGACACCGCCGAGATGGCCGGCACCGACCTCGTCGTGCAGTGCATCACCATGTCGGAGATCGCCCCCGAGCAGCTCGCGGGACTGAGTGCGGCAGTCGTGGCGGGCACCGGCTTCACCGGCTGGCACGGCGGCATCGCCGACTCCTTCCGCGCCTCCTCCGACTATCTCCACCTGGTGGGAGGCCAGTTCGCCACGCATCCGGGCAAGGAACCGTGCGAGCGACGCGGTGACGAGACGGACTACTACCAGCCGCACGCCATCAACATCACCGAGCTGGGCCGCGACCACCACATCACCGCGGGCATCGAGGACTTCGAGCTGGACACCGAGCAGTACTGGGTGCTCCACGACGACCTCATCGAGGTCCTGGCCACCACCACCCATCCCGCCCAGCCGTGGCAGCCCTGGCACCGGCCGGTCACCACGCCGGCGATCTGGACCCGCCGTTGGGGCGCCGGACGCGTCGTGGTGACGACACCGGGCCACAGCCTCGACGTACTCGAGAACCCCAACGTCCGCACCATCATCGAAAGGGGCATGCTGTGGGCGACGCGCACCGCATAG